One Atribacteraceae bacterium genomic window, GCCGCCGGACCGTTTGGCGATCAACGCAGCGGTGGGGGAGCGATCCTCTCTCCCGGAACCCTGGAACGGCATTACGCTCCCCGGGTCCCCCTGTTTATGTTCGAAGGTAATCCGGCTGATCTGGCTCTTTCCGATCTTGACGGTATAGCGGTCATTGCCCTGACCGACGATCGGAAAGGGGCGCCGGAGGTCATAGCTCTCAGTCGGGAGGGAGATCTGCGGGAAGCGGCGGCGAACCTCTTTCGCGTCCTCCGCGGACTGGAATCCCGGAAGATCCGCCGGGCCCTCGTTCTGCCGCTGGAGGAGCGGGGCCTGGGCCGGGCGATCATGGACCGCCTGCGCCGGGGGGCATCGGGAACGGTAAAGTGTTTGGGAAATAAACTTATTTATATTGACAAAGTAACGCATTAAACGCTATAGTGGCTTGGTATGAAAAACCCGAAAGGAGTGGATTCGTCATGAAAAAACTGTGGGGGTTGGTTGGGCTGGTTCTTCTCCTTATTTCGTTGGTAATCGCGGGATGCGCCCCGGCGTTGCCTGGGCCAGTGGGGCCACCGCCGGTGGTGCCTTGTAGTCTTCAGTTATTTTCACGGAATGTATGGGTTTATGGAACAGTGTATATCAATGCTCAACCTGTGGGCTATCTCACGGCTATGTCTGCTCTAACCATACCGAACATGCCCTGTGGGGGAATTGTTAATCTCTACATTATTGATGAGGATGGTTTCATAAGCGCAACAAGATCTATTCAGCTCAATCCCTCAGGACCAACAGTTCTTGATCTCACTGAGTGGCCCGGATTGTTCTAAGTCTATCGCCGGGAACCATATTTTGAACTGTTGAAATTCCCGAAAAACTATTGAAAAATATTACCAAACAACGCCCCACGGCCGTGGGGCGTTGTTTGGTTTTGCGTATATCCCCCTGCTCCCTTGCGCAGATATCTTGCTGAAAAAGATTTGTTGGCTAACCCGCCGCCTCACTGGTCATTTCTTTTTCACTCCGTCCATGGTATACTGATAACCAATGGGAGGTGTGTCGTCATTATGAGAAAGACTCAGAGAAATTATTTGATTTTTCTTCTTGGTGTAGCGGTTCTGGGTATGTTTCTCACGGGCTGTACAGTAGAAATTCTGCCCCCGGAACCCCGTTTCGGATCTGTGAATATTTGTTCCGACCACTCGTCTGTTTATGGTAATGTCTTTCTCGATGGAAGGTACGAGGGGGATTTGTGGCCGAATGAATGTTTATATGTGGACGACCTCAGGATCGGTAGAACCTATACCGTTCGGGTCGATACCGGATGGGAGGTTATTGTCCAGGATTTCTATTTTGACTTTTCCGGACAGGTTGTTACCATTCGTTAGGGCGGCGCGATGATTGTTTTGAAAAAGTCTACCGGACATCTGATCATCTTGGGCATGGTTAGTATTGTTTTACTCTTGACTCTTTCCGGGTGCCAGATCGGTTTGGGGGTCGGTTTTCAGTTCCGGATGGGTTTTGTCTACTTCGAATCCACCGGTTACCCGGTTTATGGTCCGTTGCTTCTGGACGGGCATAAAATCGGCACTCTCGAACCGCTGGGACGCCTCCGGCGTTTAACCACTCTCGATTTCCGCCACCTTCTTGAACTGGTCAATCCGCGCTGCCCGGACGGGTTGTGCTCCTGGATCCTGGAACCGCCACTTGTCGCCGGGGAAATCATCTACCTTTCCCTTCCCGCACTCAATGAATAATTGACGAACCGACGCCG contains:
- a CDS encoding Sua5 family C-terminal domain-containing protein; translation: TVAVRVPAHPVALRLIEETGGPIAAPSANRFGRVSPTRAEDVLDDLAGRIDLVLDGGQTSIGVESSVVLAEGEKLFLLRPGGVSLEDLEAAAGPFGDQRSGGGAILSPGTLERHYAPRVPLFMFEGNPADLALSDLDGIAVIALTDDRKGAPEVIALSREGDLREAAANLFRVLRGLESRKIRRALVLPLEERGLGRAIMDRLRRGASGTVKCLGNKLIYIDKVTH